CCGTTGGGAGGGGCTGTTGGCGAACTACGTCCGCTCCTCCTTCCGCGCTGGGTTCCTGAGCAGCCTTGCGGGCAGCACGGCGCACTTGATCCAGAAGACGTCGACCCTCGCCATCCTGTGGTTCGGAGCACGGATGGTGATGCAGGGGGAGTTCACGGTCGGCCAGCTCATCGCGTTCCAGATGCTCTCCGGTCGCGTCACGGAGCCCATATTGCGCCTGGCTACGCTTTGGCAGGATTTTCAGCAGGTTCGGCTCTCGATAGAGCGCCTTGGGGACGTGCTGAACTTCCCCGCGGAGCCGGACAGCTCGCCGGGCCGCAGCTCGCTGGGTCGGATCAAGGGGCGGATCGAGTTCGACCACGTGGGGTTCCGGTATCGGCTGGACGGACCGCCGATACTGGACGACATCGACCTGACCGTGGAGCCGGGGACGACGGTGGGCATCGTAGGCCGTTCGGGTTCGGGTAAGAGCACGTTGACCAAGCTGGTGCAGAGGTTTTATGTTCCCGTGCAAGGGCGGCTGCTCATCGACGGGGTCGACCTCGCCCAGGTCGATCCCGTGTGGCTCAGGCGTCAGATCGGCGTGGTGCTTCAGGAAAACTTTCTGTTCAACGGAAGCGTGAGGGACAACATCGCCGTGGTGGATACGTCGGCGCCCCTGGAGCGCGTGATTGCGGCGGCGAAGCTCGCCGGAGCCCACGACTTCATCCTGGAGCTTCCTGATGGATATGACACGCCGGTCGGGGAGCGGGGCTCGTCCCTGTCGGGGGGGCAGCGTCAGCGAATCGCGATAGCGCGGACGCTGATGACCGATCCGCGCATTTTGATCTTCGATGAGGCGACGAGCGCGCTGGACTACGAGTCGGAGCGGATCATCCAGCAGAACCTGCGCAGCATCTGCCGGGGCCGGACGGTGTTCATCATCGCGCACCGGCTCTCCACAGTGCGCATGGCCGACACCATCCTGGCGATGGACAAGGGCCGCATCGTCGAGCGGGGAACGCACGACGAACTACTGAGAAAGGGCGGGCTTTACAGCTTTTTGCACCGGCAGCAGGCGCTGCTGGGCGATACGGAAGGGGCCGGAGGGGAGCCGGTTTCCAGCCGGGACGCATAAAACATCTTGTCCCCGTCTTCTTGAAAAAGCTGTGGGATGATCCTTCTGATACACTTTGGGCGGGAGGGGTTCCGATTATTATGGAGAAGAATCCAATGGGAAGCGATACCAGTCGGAAAGCGATAGGAGAATTCGTCCGTCGCCTCCGGGGCATGGAGGGAGATAATCTTCTGCGTGTCGTTCTGTTCGGTTCTCTGGCGCGGGGGGAAGCCCGCGAGGACTCCGACGTCGACGTTTTTATTCTGCTCAAGGAATACGACAGGACGGGGGCGGAAAAAGCCGCCATAAAGGACAGAATTTTCGCTATCGCATCGGCGGTCGAGGATTTGAACGACCGCAAGGTCTACATCTCCCCGCTGATTCGGTCCGAGGCGACGTATATGAAGAACAGAAGAGCTTCCATGATTTATTATGACATCGCCGACGAGGGGATTCTGCTCTATGAAAAAGACGCTTGATGACGAGGACAGGAGATATCTGGTACGTTCCTACGAGGCGAAGGCCCTGGAAGCCCTGGAGGATGCGCGCGATCTGCTCGAACGCAGACCGGGGCTGTCCGCGCGCATGTCCTACGAGGCCGCGTATCACTTTACGGCGGCGCTTTTTGTCAGTGGAGGAATTTCTCTGCCCCGAACGCATCGGGGCATGAACAGCGAATTGTATAGGAACTTCGTCGACGTGGGGCTATTCCCCAAGGATGTGGCCTCCTGTCTCGGCCAGTTGGAAAAGGACCGCAGCACGGCTCAGTATGACCCCATTGAGAGGATCGAACCGGAGGAGGCGGAGCAGGATCTGGAGAAGGCCGAGTTGTTTTGTGCGGCCGTGCGGGAGCTGATTGCCAGACAGCTGTCTTAGCCTGAACGCATCGTGTTGCGGCTGTATGGGTAGCGAGTCGATTCGGCCTGGCGGCTGGGGAGGCGTAATGTTCGGACTGCGGAAGGACGGCAAGAACGGAAACGGGAGGAAAAAGGGCGGGGATCGCCCAAGACGCAGGGGCGAGGAATGGGGCCGCGAGGAGCTGGAGTTTCTTCCCGCGGCCCTGGAGATCGTGGAGAGCCCGCCGTCCCCGATAGGGCGTGCCCTGCTCTGGACCGTGGTCTCCTTCTTCCTGATAGCCCTGGTCTGGTCTATCGTCGGTACCGTGGACGAGGTGGCCGTAGCTCCGGGCAAGGTGATTCCATCGGGCTACACCAAGGTCGTGCAGGCGGAGGACAAGGGGATCGTCCGCAGGCTGAACGTCGCGAACGGAACGCCCGTCCGCGAGGGCGATGTTCTGATCGAGCTGGACACGGTGATCACGGAGGCCGATATGGCCCGTCTGACGAAGGAGCGGGATTTTTACGTTCTGGACCTGGCGCGGCTCCTGGCCGACCGGGACGGCAAGCCCTTCGTCCCGCCCCAGGGCGGCTGGGACCCCGAGGTAGTTCTGCATCAGCAGGAGCTTTCCCGGACGCGGCAGCTGGAGTTTCGATCCCGGCTCAACGTTCTGAAGCAGCAGGCGCTGATGGCGAAGGCGGCGCTGCGGAACTCGAAGCGGCAGTACGACAAGTATGCCGCCCTTCTGCCTATCGTGGCCGAGCAGAGGAAGAAGACGGAGGAACTTGCGTCGGACGGGACGGTGTCGCTGCTGGAGCATCAGACGTATCTTCAGAAGGAGATCGAGGTGAGGCAGGACCTCCTCTCCCAGCGTGCGGAGGTGGAGCGTAACGAACACACCGTCGCGGAGAGCGATATGGAGCTGAAGAAGGCGGAGAGCGAGTGGTACTCGGAGATATCTGCGCGAATCGTCGAGGACCGCAAGCAGCTCCAGGCTGTTGAGGAGGAGCTGGTCAAGGCGCAGGAGAAGAACCGGCTGAGCCGGATAACCGCGCCCATCGACGGCGTGGTGCAGCAGCTGGAAGTTCATACGCTGGGCGCCATCGTGACGCCGGCCCAGCCTCTGATGCTGATCGTCCCGGCCGGAGGAGGGATAGAGTACGAGGTCTGGGTGGAGAATCGGGATATCGGCTTCGTCCGGGCGGGGCAGGATGCCGAGGTCAAGGTGGAGACCTTCAGCTTCCAGAAGTACGGCACGCTTGAGGGATACGTGAAGTCCGTGGCGACGAAGGCGAAGGAGGACGAGAAGCGGGGCCTGATTTATCAGGCGCTGCTGGAGACCTCGCGCGACCATTACGTCGTCGAGGGGAAAAAGGTCCCGCTTCTTCCAGGGATGTCCGTGACGGGGGAGATCAAGATCCGCCGCAAACGGATCATCGAGTATTTTCTGGATACCTTCCGCCGCTATACGAACGAGGCGCTTCGGGAGAGGTGAGGAAGCGGCCGTTGTGGTCATTCC
This DNA window, taken from uncultured Fretibacterium sp., encodes the following:
- a CDS encoding HlyD family type I secretion periplasmic adaptor subunit, producing MFGLRKDGKNGNGRKKGGDRPRRRGEEWGREELEFLPAALEIVESPPSPIGRALLWTVVSFFLIALVWSIVGTVDEVAVAPGKVIPSGYTKVVQAEDKGIVRRLNVANGTPVREGDVLIELDTVITEADMARLTKERDFYVLDLARLLADRDGKPFVPPQGGWDPEVVLHQQELSRTRQLEFRSRLNVLKQQALMAKAALRNSKRQYDKYAALLPIVAEQRKKTEELASDGTVSLLEHQTYLQKEIEVRQDLLSQRAEVERNEHTVAESDMELKKAESEWYSEISARIVEDRKQLQAVEEELVKAQEKNRLSRITAPIDGVVQQLEVHTLGAIVTPAQPLMLIVPAGGGIEYEVWVENRDIGFVRAGQDAEVKVETFSFQKYGTLEGYVKSVATKAKEDEKRGLIYQALLETSRDHYVVEGKKVPLLPGMSVTGEIKIRRKRIIEYFLDTFRRYTNEALRER
- a CDS encoding nucleotidyltransferase domain-containing protein; the encoded protein is MEKNPMGSDTSRKAIGEFVRRLRGMEGDNLLRVVLFGSLARGEAREDSDVDVFILLKEYDRTGAEKAAIKDRIFAIASAVEDLNDRKVYISPLIRSEATYMKNRRASMIYYDIADEGILLYEKDA
- a CDS encoding ATP-binding cassette domain-containing protein, whose amino-acid sequence is NKKFACNAESQSYLVEMVTGIQTVKSLAIEPQLNHRWEGLLANYVRSSFRAGFLSSLAGSTAHLIQKTSTLAILWFGARMVMQGEFTVGQLIAFQMLSGRVTEPILRLATLWQDFQQVRLSIERLGDVLNFPAEPDSSPGRSSLGRIKGRIEFDHVGFRYRLDGPPILDDIDLTVEPGTTVGIVGRSGSGKSTLTKLVQRFYVPVQGRLLIDGVDLAQVDPVWLRRQIGVVLQENFLFNGSVRDNIAVVDTSAPLERVIAAAKLAGAHDFILELPDGYDTPVGERGSSLSGGQRQRIAIARTLMTDPRILIFDEATSALDYESERIIQQNLRSICRGRTVFIIAHRLSTVRMADTILAMDKGRIVERGTHDELLRKGGLYSFLHRQQALLGDTEGAGGEPVSSRDA
- a CDS encoding HEPN domain-containing protein — its product is MKKTLDDEDRRYLVRSYEAKALEALEDARDLLERRPGLSARMSYEAAYHFTAALFVSGGISLPRTHRGMNSELYRNFVDVGLFPKDVASCLGQLEKDRSTAQYDPIERIEPEEAEQDLEKAELFCAAVRELIARQLS